The Bradyrhizobium ottawaense genome window below encodes:
- a CDS encoding efflux RND transporter periplasmic adaptor subunit → MKRGTAVLAGIMIPAGVATFVSLGIFTPKASAVSDPRQEPPMVSLVKAARVNGSERGFTGTIGARVESNLGFRVAGKIVERLVNVGEQVKAGQPLMRIDETDLRLALAAKRNAVAAARAVVVQTDADERRYANLVNDGWTSKQRYEQAKAASDTAKAQLAAAEAEAGVAENQATYSILVADADGTVTQTLGEPGQVVSAGQAVVRLAQSGPREAVVALPETIRPAIGSFAEASLYGSDGRRYAAHLRQLSNSADAQTRTYEARYVLGGEAAAAPLGATVTIRLASQDSQPEVQVPLGAVLDDGRTTGVWVFDSGSSTVHFRPIKLLRVTSEAAIISGSSSADPIVSLGAHLLHEGARVRTASDGGSK, encoded by the coding sequence ATGAAAAGGGGAACTGCCGTTTTGGCCGGTATTATGATCCCGGCGGGGGTGGCCACATTCGTCAGTCTCGGCATTTTCACCCCAAAGGCCTCTGCCGTGAGCGACCCGAGGCAGGAGCCGCCGATGGTCAGCTTGGTGAAGGCCGCGCGGGTGAACGGCTCCGAGCGCGGGTTCACAGGCACCATCGGCGCGCGGGTGGAGAGCAATCTCGGCTTTCGCGTCGCCGGCAAGATCGTCGAGCGGCTGGTGAATGTCGGCGAGCAGGTCAAAGCCGGGCAGCCTCTCATGCGGATCGACGAGACCGACCTCCGCCTTGCGCTTGCGGCGAAGCGTAACGCCGTGGCCGCGGCTCGCGCGGTAGTCGTGCAGACGGATGCCGATGAGCGGCGATATGCCAACCTGGTCAACGACGGATGGACGTCCAAGCAGCGCTACGAGCAGGCGAAGGCCGCCTCGGATACAGCCAAGGCGCAGCTCGCCGCGGCCGAAGCCGAGGCAGGGGTCGCCGAGAACCAGGCGACCTATTCCATCCTGGTGGCAGACGCGGACGGCACGGTCACCCAAACGCTTGGCGAGCCCGGCCAAGTGGTCTCGGCCGGCCAGGCGGTCGTTCGGCTTGCGCAGTCCGGGCCTCGCGAAGCCGTGGTGGCGCTTCCCGAAACGATCCGGCCGGCGATCGGCTCGTTCGCCGAGGCCAGCCTGTATGGAAGCGATGGACGCCGCTACGCGGCGCATCTGCGCCAATTGTCGAACTCTGCCGACGCGCAGACCCGGACTTACGAGGCCCGCTACGTGCTCGGCGGCGAGGCGGCGGCAGCACCGCTCGGCGCGACAGTCACCATTCGGCTCGCAAGCCAGGACAGTCAGCCGGAAGTCCAGGTGCCGCTGGGCGCCGTGCTCGATGACGGCAGGACAACGGGCGTCTGGGTGTTCGACAGCGGCAGCTCGACCGTACACTTTCGCCCCATCAAGCTTCTGCGCGTGACCAGCGAAGCGGCCATTATCTCTGGATCAAGCTCAGCTGATCCCATTGTTTCGCTCGGCGCTCACCTCCTGCACGAGGGCGCTCGCGTCAGGACCGCCTCCGACGGCGGGAGCAAATGA
- a CDS encoding TetR/AcrR family transcriptional regulator encodes MRVSRVQAAENRQTVINVASRLFRDRGFDGIGLKDLMEGAGLTQGAFYKQFASKEDLTVEASKRALESASGRWSDAAARNPDDPLSAVIGFYLSADHREERMDGCPIVALGADAARQGPDVKAEFEAGIKAHLDVLGRFIAKDGDQGSRDKAMAILATMVGAVTLARAVNDTDLARALLDAAAALVREAAAA; translated from the coding sequence ATGCGCGTCAGTCGCGTTCAAGCCGCGGAGAACCGCCAAACCGTGATCAATGTGGCAAGTCGCCTCTTCAGGGATCGCGGCTTTGACGGCATTGGCCTCAAGGATCTGATGGAGGGGGCCGGGCTCACCCAGGGCGCCTTCTACAAGCAGTTCGCGTCCAAGGAGGACTTGACGGTCGAGGCATCCAAGCGCGCGTTGGAGAGCGCTTCCGGCCGATGGTCGGACGCGGCCGCGCGCAATCCTGACGATCCGCTCAGCGCAGTGATCGGATTCTATCTCAGTGCAGATCATCGCGAAGAGAGAATGGACGGCTGTCCGATCGTGGCCCTCGGCGCGGACGCCGCCCGGCAGGGTCCCGACGTCAAGGCCGAGTTCGAAGCGGGCATCAAGGCCCATCTCGACGTGCTCGGCCGCTTCATCGCCAAGGACGGCGACCAGGGGTCCAGAGACAAGGCCATGGCCATTCTCGCGACGATGGTCGGCGCCGTGACGCTGGCGCGCGCGGTCAACGACACCGACCTCGCACGAGCCCTTCTGGATGCCGCAGCCGCGCTGGTCCGTGAAGCCGCCGCCGCTTGA
- a CDS encoding alpha/beta fold hydrolase — MLDVSEAGPSLLKLSERLSVRFHKTGSGPPLLLVHTIRTQLEYFRSLAPLLARSHTVYAIDLPGHGHSPIDPGASFNEPYFRQAVIRFIEALDLSDITLVGESIGGALVLTVAASLPHRVKRVYAINPYDYETRYGDGIRRGNWLANFIIGSLQIPVLGAINASLENKIVLGKIMGGGYHDPRKLPADLLAEFDKVAHRPGYKRAARKVLAGWRSWSTARDYYRQISAPVTLIYGDSDWSRPDERERTRSLIPNSQVVTLRNTGHFSAVENPSELARTILGAE; from the coding sequence ATGCTTGACGTGAGCGAAGCCGGGCCGAGTTTGCTCAAATTATCGGAGAGGCTCAGTGTGCGTTTTCACAAGACCGGCAGCGGGCCTCCGCTACTCCTCGTCCATACGATCCGGACGCAGCTCGAGTATTTCCGCAGCCTCGCGCCTCTCCTCGCCCGGTCGCACACGGTGTACGCCATCGATCTGCCCGGCCACGGACACTCACCGATCGATCCGGGCGCGAGCTTCAACGAGCCCTATTTCAGGCAGGCGGTCATCCGCTTCATTGAGGCGCTAGACCTCTCGGATATAACGCTCGTCGGCGAGTCGATCGGGGGCGCATTGGTCCTCACGGTGGCGGCCTCCCTCCCACACCGCGTAAAGCGGGTCTATGCAATCAACCCCTACGACTACGAAACTCGCTATGGGGACGGAATTCGACGGGGCAATTGGCTCGCGAACTTCATTATCGGAAGTCTGCAGATCCCGGTGCTCGGGGCGATCAACGCGTCGCTCGAAAACAAGATCGTTCTCGGCAAGATCATGGGTGGTGGATACCACGACCCGCGCAAGCTGCCGGCCGATCTGCTCGCCGAGTTCGACAAGGTGGCCCACCGCCCGGGATACAAGCGGGCCGCACGCAAGGTGTTGGCGGGCTGGCGATCCTGGAGCACGGCCCGCGACTACTATCGGCAGATCTCGGCGCCGGTGACGCTCATCTATGGCGACAGCGATTGGTCTCGGCCCGACGAGCGCGAGCGCACACGGTCTCTCATTCCCAACTCGCAGGTGGTGACGCTCAGGAATACCGGCCACTTCTCGGCTGTCGAGAATCCATCGGAGCTGGCTCGCACGATATTGGGGGCAGAATGA
- a CDS encoding rhodanese-like domain-containing protein: MPTSVKQMLEAANAAVPKITPEQATDMIKSGNTLVVDVRDAPEVAASGKIAGAVNVSRGMLEFRADPELPSHDKAFDKSKSVILYCASGGRSALAGKLLKDLGYEKVYNLGGFKDWTGAVEK; this comes from the coding sequence ATGCCAACCAGCGTCAAGCAAATGCTTGAAGCCGCCAATGCGGCGGTGCCCAAGATCACGCCGGAACAGGCCACTGACATGATCAAGAGCGGCAACACGCTGGTCGTCGACGTTCGCGACGCGCCGGAGGTGGCCGCCAGCGGCAAGATCGCAGGGGCCGTGAATGTCTCGCGGGGGATGCTGGAGTTTCGCGCGGATCCGGAGTTGCCTTCCCACGACAAGGCGTTCGACAAGAGCAAGAGCGTCATTCTCTACTGCGCGTCCGGCGGCCGGTCGGCGCTGGCCGGCAAGTTGCTGAAGGATTTGGGCTACGAGAAGGTCTACAACCTCGGCGGCTTCAAGGACTGGACGGGCGCCGTCGAGAAATAG
- a CDS encoding helix-turn-helix domain-containing protein, whose product MDLVFTTEELDPAKRFAAWQDAICDHYVHVDVNAVKPADYQGFIREAQFGSVTMSDVFLSEQRISRRDRHIAKLDKDCYYVQFLQQGSMDVLQAGQTLVTSPGVGAIFSASDAYDLECSNQFRSLYLEIPRKEFSSRFAEGKMPSAATIATGRGLGRIAAEFCALLASEASSLEETARTRLGHELMDVLALALDMGDKDEFSEDATARNARLRSVKGWIEEHLTDPDLSLEKIARNNGVSLRHLHYLFRSTEMSVSEWILNRRLQRCYDALMRPELRALSVTEIAYRLGFSSSSHFSTVFRRKFGHSPSELRRRQMTSID is encoded by the coding sequence ATGGATCTCGTGTTTACGACCGAGGAGCTAGACCCCGCCAAGCGCTTCGCAGCCTGGCAAGATGCGATCTGCGACCACTATGTTCATGTCGACGTGAACGCGGTGAAGCCGGCCGACTACCAGGGCTTTATCCGCGAGGCGCAATTTGGCTCGGTCACGATGAGCGACGTCTTCCTGTCGGAGCAGCGGATATCGCGGCGCGACCGGCACATCGCAAAGCTCGACAAGGATTGTTACTACGTCCAGTTTCTGCAACAGGGCAGCATGGACGTGCTCCAGGCCGGCCAGACCCTGGTGACCAGCCCGGGCGTTGGTGCGATCTTCTCGGCCTCCGACGCCTACGATCTCGAATGCTCGAACCAATTCCGGTCGTTGTATCTGGAGATCCCGCGCAAGGAATTTTCGTCGCGCTTCGCCGAAGGAAAGATGCCGTCGGCGGCGACAATTGCGACGGGACGGGGCTTGGGGCGGATCGCCGCCGAATTCTGCGCGCTGCTGGCATCGGAGGCCTCGAGCCTGGAGGAGACGGCGCGAACCCGGCTTGGTCATGAGCTGATGGACGTGCTGGCGCTCGCGCTGGACATGGGCGACAAGGACGAGTTCTCGGAAGACGCGACGGCGCGGAACGCGCGCCTGCGCTCGGTCAAGGGCTGGATCGAGGAGCATCTGACCGATCCGGATCTGTCGCTGGAGAAGATTGCCAGGAACAACGGCGTCTCGCTCCGGCATCTGCATTACCTGTTTCGTTCGACCGAGATGTCGGTGTCCGAATGGATCCTGAACCGCCGCCTGCAGCGTTGCTACGACGCGCTGATGCGCCCGGAGCTGCGCGCGCTGTCGGTGACCGAGATCGCCTATCGCCTCGGCTTCAGCAGCTCGTCGCACTTCAGCACGGTGTTTCGCCGGAAGTTCGGCCACAGCCCGTCCGAGCTGCGCCGGCGGCAGATGACGTCGATCGACTAG
- a CDS encoding ABC transporter permease: MKRVRISQQEIVFAVFAALFLTFSVFLSGFLSADNMLTLLQNVAVLGILGLAMAIVVIGRGIDLSLIAALAVPGGLVLQMVQNGHSLPASLLAAGLLSIAIGLVNGWLIAYAEVPPLFATLATGLFVAGLGQAALFQLDVVQWSDGMAGFERLGQGSILGIPTSIVMFAIACVVVFILLRKTRWGAYIYAIGDNPFAARVTGIPSRPIIVLQYVLAALIGCFAGLVLAASVNSMPTRIFNSTLIYDVILVVVLGGIGLSGGRGGVVNVIIGTLLIGTMLNGMTILNVPYAGQNLIKGLVLLVAVITDTLLNPRNEETAQQGDI, from the coding sequence ATGAAGCGCGTTCGGATCAGCCAACAGGAGATCGTGTTTGCGGTCTTCGCCGCACTTTTCCTGACCTTCTCGGTCTTCCTCAGCGGCTTTCTCTCCGCAGACAACATGCTGACATTGCTGCAGAACGTGGCGGTGCTCGGCATCCTTGGCCTCGCCATGGCAATCGTCGTGATCGGCCGCGGCATCGACCTGTCGCTGATCGCCGCACTCGCGGTCCCCGGCGGCCTCGTGCTGCAGATGGTGCAGAATGGGCATTCGCTGCCGGCCTCGCTGCTCGCCGCCGGCCTGCTGTCGATCGCGATCGGGCTCGTCAACGGCTGGCTCATCGCCTATGCGGAAGTGCCGCCCTTGTTCGCGACGCTGGCGACCGGCCTGTTCGTCGCTGGTCTCGGCCAGGCCGCCCTCTTCCAGCTCGACGTCGTGCAATGGAGCGACGGCATGGCCGGGTTCGAGCGGCTCGGCCAGGGCAGCATCCTCGGCATCCCCACCTCGATCGTCATGTTCGCGATCGCCTGCGTCGTGGTTTTCATCCTGCTGCGCAAGACGCGCTGGGGCGCCTACATCTACGCGATCGGCGACAACCCGTTCGCCGCGCGCGTGACCGGCATCCCGTCGCGGCCCATCATCGTGCTGCAATACGTCCTTGCGGCGCTGATCGGCTGCTTTGCCGGCCTCGTGCTGGCGGCGTCCGTCAACTCCATGCCGACCAGGATCTTCAATTCGACGCTGATCTACGACGTCATCCTCGTCGTCGTGCTCGGGGGCATCGGCCTGTCGGGCGGACGCGGCGGGGTCGTCAACGTCATCATCGGCACGCTCCTAATCGGAACGATGCTGAACGGAATGACGATCCTCAACGTCCCCTATGCCGGCCAGAACCTCATCAAGGGCCTCGTGCTCCTGGTCGCGGTCATCACGGACACGCTGCTCAACCCACGAAACGAAGAAACGGCCCAACAGGGCGACATCTGA
- a CDS encoding sugar ABC transporter substrate-binding protein gives MACVHKFALGSIAALALSAGAAPALAQQGLDEPFQKPFREALAGKTVAYVPVAMNFDLTEGWYAGLKKELEPFGVKFVIRDPNWNTNAGAQAVTSLISEKPAVMVIHNPDVQTYAKLLQRAENEGIYVIQINMGSAYRSSAFVGANWIEIGERQTEGVVKACQGKSNKIAIIQGALSAAASAYTLKGVENILAKHPEIKVVSSQAADWDAAKAKAITQTVLKQNPDLCGIVGFWDGMDIGTAAAIKEAGLTGKVFLATSGGGERKGACELVKNGSFDLNMSYDVPTQAAQMAGTIKWLLSSGAKPGSVKGSEYTTLIPITKENADTQTACWNLSDLKK, from the coding sequence ATGGCCTGCGTTCATAAATTCGCGCTTGGAAGCATCGCCGCATTGGCGCTTTCAGCCGGCGCCGCTCCGGCCCTTGCCCAGCAGGGCCTCGACGAGCCGTTCCAGAAGCCTTTCCGCGAAGCGCTCGCCGGCAAGACCGTCGCCTACGTGCCGGTGGCGATGAACTTCGACCTGACCGAAGGCTGGTACGCCGGCCTCAAGAAGGAGCTCGAGCCGTTCGGCGTCAAGTTCGTGATTCGCGATCCCAACTGGAATACGAACGCCGGCGCGCAAGCCGTCACCTCGCTGATCTCGGAGAAGCCGGCGGTGATGGTGATCCACAATCCCGACGTCCAGACCTACGCCAAGCTGCTGCAGCGCGCCGAGAACGAAGGCATCTACGTCATCCAGATCAACATGGGCTCGGCCTATCGCAGCTCGGCCTTCGTCGGTGCCAACTGGATCGAGATCGGCGAGCGCCAGACCGAAGGCGTGGTGAAGGCCTGCCAGGGCAAATCGAACAAGATCGCCATCATCCAGGGCGCGCTCTCGGCGGCGGCCAGCGCCTACACGCTCAAGGGCGTCGAGAACATTCTCGCCAAGCATCCCGAGATCAAGGTCGTCTCCAGCCAGGCCGCCGATTGGGATGCCGCCAAGGCCAAGGCAATCACCCAGACGGTGCTGAAGCAGAACCCTGACCTCTGCGGCATCGTCGGCTTCTGGGACGGCATGGACATCGGCACCGCCGCCGCGATCAAGGAAGCCGGCCTGACCGGCAAGGTGTTCCTGGCGACCTCGGGCGGCGGCGAGCGCAAGGGTGCGTGCGAGCTCGTGAAGAACGGCTCGTTCGATCTCAACATGAGCTACGACGTCCCGACGCAGGCCGCGCAGATGGCCGGCACGATCAAATGGCTGTTGTCGTCGGGCGCCAAGCCGGGTTCGGTCAAGGGCTCCGAATACACGACGCTGATCCCGATCACGAAAGAAAACGCCGACACCCAGACGGCGTGCTGGAATCTCTCCGATCTCAAGAAGTGA
- a CDS encoding ABC transporter permease yields the protein MRETLTRLRYRYWPDHLLGEILSKRWTETAIPVILLLIVGFALSRSLEHFLSPSSLADTARQAGEIGFIGLGMALVVIVGGIDLSVGSIFALTDFCALYLLDVLNWPVPAVVVVTMIVGGLLGAVNGVLIGYLRLRAFITTLITLIIYRSAYDLLIQRYSNAIASAFPDIPSWDFIGGGSVFGIPSVALVYIVIAIFGHVFLTRLRPGWHITAIGGSRRSAYNSGIPVRRTIALCYVASGVLTSIGALFFAARLGTVGGDIGVGLEVIVLTATVLGGITLGGGKGSVVKSMVGVLVVLLVTNGLTAMNARGGVNRMALATILLAAAMVDIRWQKNRTRIISKVYVAPTYHALPPPPPTEIGSGGPFEQNDKLRDVSLIGLGRIEAPEDVILDRNDVLYAGSRHGDIIRFFPPDYERMEVFAHIGGQPLGMAFDKEDNLYVCIGGMGLYRIKPDGTVEKATDETNRSIYSVNDDSRLRLADDLDITDDGLIFFSEATVRYEMDEWPVDGLEARGNGRIICYDTKTGTTHTALRGLKFPNGVAVASDGQSILFAETFGCSIKRYWFAGPKKGNVETVMDNLPGYPDNINLASDGNYWLALVGMRSPSLDLAWKMPSFRRRMAKRVPVDEWLFPNINTGCVVKFNEQGKILESFWDLKGLNHPMITSMREHRGYLYLGGIANNRIGRFKLDNADPDFVQYDKRWGKPS from the coding sequence ATGCGCGAGACACTGACGAGGCTCCGATATCGCTACTGGCCGGACCATCTCCTCGGCGAGATCCTGTCCAAACGCTGGACCGAAACCGCCATCCCGGTGATCCTGCTGCTGATCGTCGGCTTCGCGCTCAGCCGCTCGCTCGAGCATTTCCTGTCCCCATCGAGCCTCGCCGACACGGCGCGGCAGGCCGGCGAGATCGGCTTCATCGGTCTCGGCATGGCGCTGGTCGTCATCGTCGGCGGCATTGATCTCTCGGTCGGCTCGATCTTCGCCCTGACGGATTTCTGCGCGCTCTATCTGCTCGACGTGCTCAACTGGCCGGTCCCCGCCGTGGTGGTCGTCACCATGATCGTCGGAGGGCTGCTCGGCGCGGTGAACGGCGTGCTGATCGGCTATCTCAGGCTCCGCGCCTTCATCACCACGCTGATCACGCTGATCATCTATCGCTCGGCCTACGATCTGCTGATCCAGCGCTATTCCAACGCCATCGCGTCGGCTTTCCCGGACATTCCGTCCTGGGATTTCATCGGCGGCGGCAGCGTTTTCGGCATTCCCAGCGTCGCGCTGGTCTACATCGTCATCGCGATCTTCGGCCACGTCTTCCTGACGCGGCTGCGGCCGGGCTGGCACATCACCGCGATCGGCGGCTCGCGGCGCTCGGCCTACAATTCCGGCATTCCGGTCCGCCGCACAATCGCGCTCTGCTACGTCGCGAGCGGCGTGCTGACCAGCATCGGCGCGCTGTTCTTCGCGGCCCGGCTCGGCACGGTCGGCGGCGATATCGGCGTCGGCCTCGAGGTGATCGTGCTGACGGCAACCGTGCTCGGCGGCATCACGCTCGGCGGCGGCAAGGGGTCGGTCGTCAAATCGATGGTCGGCGTGCTCGTCGTCCTGCTCGTCACCAACGGCCTGACCGCCATGAATGCGCGCGGCGGCGTCAACCGCATGGCGCTGGCGACGATCCTGCTGGCGGCGGCGATGGTCGACATCCGTTGGCAGAAGAATCGCACCCGCATCATCAGCAAGGTCTATGTCGCCCCGACCTATCACGCGCTGCCGCCACCGCCGCCGACCGAGATCGGCAGCGGTGGGCCGTTCGAGCAGAACGACAAGCTGCGTGACGTCTCGCTGATCGGGCTCGGCCGGATCGAGGCGCCCGAGGACGTCATTCTCGACCGCAACGACGTGCTCTACGCGGGATCGCGGCACGGCGACATCATCCGCTTCTTTCCGCCCGATTACGAGCGGATGGAAGTGTTCGCACATATCGGCGGCCAGCCGCTCGGCATGGCGTTCGACAAAGAGGACAACCTCTATGTCTGCATCGGCGGCATGGGCCTCTATCGCATCAAGCCGGACGGCACCGTAGAGAAAGCCACCGACGAGACCAACCGCAGCATCTACTCCGTGAACGACGACAGCCGTCTCCGGCTTGCCGACGATCTCGACATCACAGACGACGGGTTGATCTTCTTCTCCGAAGCCACCGTCCGCTACGAGATGGACGAATGGCCAGTCGACGGGCTGGAAGCGCGCGGCAACGGCCGCATCATCTGCTACGACACCAAGACCGGCACCACCCACACCGCGCTGCGCGGGCTCAAATTCCCGAACGGCGTCGCAGTCGCCAGCGACGGGCAATCCATCCTGTTCGCGGAGACGTTCGGCTGCTCGATCAAGCGCTACTGGTTCGCAGGTCCCAAGAAGGGCAACGTCGAGACCGTCATGGACAATCTGCCGGGCTATCCCGACAACATCAACCTTGCCTCGGACGGCAATTACTGGCTGGCGCTGGTCGGCATGCGCAGTCCGTCACTGGATCTCGCCTGGAAGATGCCGAGCTTCCGCCGGCGCATGGCCAAGCGCGTGCCGGTCGACGAATGGCTGTTTCCGAACATCAACACCGGCTGCGTCGTCAAGTTCAACGAGCAGGGCAAGATCCTGGAATCGTTCTGGGACCTCAAGGGCCTCAACCACCCCATGATCACCTCGATGCGGGAGCATCGCGGCTATCTCTATCTCGGCGGCATCGCCAACAACCGGATCGGCCGCTTCAAGCTCGACAATGCCGATCCCGACTTCGTTCAGTACGACAAGCGCTGGGGGAAGCCGTCGTGA
- a CDS encoding sugar ABC transporter ATP-binding protein produces MNDLVLSLSKATKLYAGVPAIDGVDFELRRGEIHALVGENGAGKSTLTKVMAGVVTLTSGGMIVDGVDVTPRTPLEARNLGIAMVFQENSLVPTMTVAQNLFLGQEKFYNRLRGIYIAAQQFLQSLNFDVTPTATVGGLGAAKKQMVEIARAVLHKAKVIIFDEPTATLTPEEKKYFFDLVKDLKKRGVSIIFISHALEEALLLADRITVLRDGRHVVTDDASRFDRARIVQAMVGRDLSNTLYGARKATVRASGKRVLTVQNLKMAPMVKNNSLSVFAGQITGVFGLVGAGRTETFKIVAGIMKRDFFHGGEVILEDKPVRYRVPAPAVQAGIAYVTEDRKVEGFFETASIARNIYLGLLAKFPKGRAWLSRRESTATGKSWIERLKVRAIGDEAKVVELSGGNQQKVVIAKSLIQDPDLIIFDEPTRGVDVGAIVEIHELINSLADKGKAVVVISSYLPEIMALSDRILVCRQGKVVEEFSALEATEESIMYAAIH; encoded by the coding sequence ATGAACGACCTCGTCCTGTCGCTGTCGAAGGCGACCAAGCTCTACGCCGGCGTGCCCGCCATCGACGGCGTCGATTTCGAGCTTCGGCGCGGCGAAATCCACGCCCTCGTCGGCGAAAACGGCGCGGGAAAATCGACGCTGACCAAGGTCATGGCCGGCGTCGTGACGCTGACGTCCGGCGGCATGATTGTCGACGGCGTCGACGTCACTCCGAGGACTCCGCTGGAGGCGCGCAACCTCGGCATCGCCATGGTGTTCCAGGAGAACAGCCTGGTGCCGACGATGACGGTGGCGCAGAACCTGTTTCTCGGTCAGGAGAAGTTCTACAATCGCCTGCGCGGCATCTACATCGCGGCCCAGCAATTCCTGCAATCGCTCAACTTCGACGTGACGCCCACCGCGACGGTCGGCGGATTAGGAGCGGCCAAGAAGCAGATGGTCGAGATCGCACGTGCGGTCCTGCACAAGGCCAAGGTGATCATCTTCGACGAGCCGACAGCGACGCTGACGCCGGAGGAGAAGAAGTACTTCTTCGACCTGGTCAAGGACCTGAAGAAGCGCGGGGTCTCCATCATCTTCATCTCGCACGCCCTCGAAGAGGCGCTGCTGCTCGCCGACCGCATCACGGTGCTGCGCGACGGCAGGCATGTCGTGACCGACGACGCCTCCCGCTTCGACCGGGCGCGCATCGTCCAGGCGATGGTGGGGCGGGATCTCTCCAACACGCTCTATGGCGCGCGCAAGGCGACGGTCCGCGCCTCGGGCAAGCGGGTGCTGACGGTGCAGAACCTGAAGATGGCGCCGATGGTGAAGAATAATTCGCTGTCGGTGTTTGCAGGCCAGATCACCGGCGTCTTCGGTCTTGTGGGCGCGGGACGCACCGAGACGTTCAAGATCGTCGCAGGCATCATGAAGCGCGACTTCTTCCACGGCGGCGAGGTGATCCTCGAGGACAAGCCGGTACGCTACCGCGTCCCCGCCCCGGCGGTGCAGGCCGGCATCGCCTACGTGACGGAAGACCGCAAGGTCGAAGGATTTTTCGAGACCGCATCCATTGCGCGCAACATCTATCTCGGCCTGCTCGCCAAGTTTCCCAAGGGACGCGCCTGGCTGTCACGACGCGAAAGCACGGCGACCGGAAAGTCCTGGATCGAACGGCTCAAGGTGCGCGCCATCGGCGACGAGGCCAAGGTCGTCGAATTGTCCGGCGGCAACCAGCAGAAGGTCGTGATCGCCAAATCGCTGATTCAGGATCCGGACCTGATCATATTCGACGAACCGACGCGGGGCGTCGATGTCGGAGCCATCGTCGAGATTCACGAGCTGATCAATTCGCTGGCCGACAAGGGCAAGGCGGTGGTCGTGATCTCCTCCTACCTGCCCGAGATCATGGCGCTGTCGGACCGCATCCTGGTTTGCAGGCAAGGCAAGGTCGTCGAGGAGTTTTCCGCGCTGGAGGCGACCGAGGAATCCATCATGTACGCGGCGATCCATTGA
- a CDS encoding adenylate/guanylate cyclase domain-containing protein yields MPKFLRIGVLQSNVSGYTSKAWCVRRVGSAVFLKWGAVEVQGAGDGRRVYWTRLPQEKTVRCGTTQRAQDYAKAAIARRRSHRYEPLAGPIALRRRSAERSAELKQALATILIVDIVRSTEKAAKLGDARWTKVMGHYYAAVRKELKSTRGKEVVTTGDGVLATFKAPASGVRCATAIQKAVRTLGLDIRVGLHAGEYSVSGGEMVGLAFHIGTRVAAKARAGEVLVSSAVKDLMAQSEIRFRDHGVHQLKGVPERWRLFRVED; encoded by the coding sequence ATGCCCAAATTCCTTCGCATCGGAGTCCTCCAGTCCAACGTATCCGGCTACACGTCGAAGGCGTGGTGCGTTCGGCGCGTCGGCTCGGCGGTGTTCCTGAAGTGGGGTGCCGTTGAGGTGCAGGGCGCCGGTGATGGACGAAGGGTCTACTGGACGCGATTGCCGCAGGAGAAGACAGTTCGCTGCGGCACGACGCAGCGCGCCCAGGACTACGCCAAAGCCGCCATCGCCCGGCGCCGCAGCCACCGCTACGAGCCGCTGGCCGGGCCGATCGCGCTCCGGCGCCGATCCGCCGAGCGGAGCGCGGAACTCAAGCAGGCACTCGCCACCATCCTGATCGTCGATATCGTCCGCTCCACCGAAAAGGCGGCAAAGCTCGGCGATGCGCGTTGGACCAAGGTCATGGGCCACTATTACGCGGCCGTGCGCAAGGAGCTGAAGAGTACGCGTGGCAAGGAAGTGGTGACGACCGGCGACGGCGTGCTGGCGACATTCAAGGCGCCGGCTTCCGGCGTCCGCTGCGCGACCGCGATTCAAAAGGCCGTGCGCACGCTGGGGCTCGACATCAGGGTCGGGCTGCATGCGGGCGAGTACAGTGTGAGCGGGGGCGAGATGGTCGGTCTCGCGTTTCACATCGGCACGCGCGTCGCCGCCAAAGCGCGCGCCGGCGAAGTCCTGGTCTCGAGCGCGGTCAAGGACCTGATGGCGCAGTCGGAGATCCGCTTCAGGGATCACGGCGTGCATCAGCTCAAGGGCGTGCCGGAGCGGTGGCGGCTGTTTCGGGTGGAGGATTGA